One Ruegeria sp. SCSIO 43209 genomic window carries:
- the ccmI gene encoding c-type cytochrome biogenesis protein CcmI — MIWIIFSFMAVAVFLTLALSGLGRKTSDLSRRESASAIFSDQIGEVEKDLERGIISAEEAKAARAEIERRLKAIDRQSDDKAIMGHSGRALILLAALVVPALGAGLYWQLGSPYIPSQPFAQREGEQAEAREIADLAVRLKSRLEADETGGPTEGWVLLAQTYMRMGRFGDAADAFEGLLDRPNANSALVSQYGEALVYADDGVVTPKADRAFERALELDPSNPAATFYKAIGLEQAGSPDKAYDLLKTRMDAEEEFRPWMESFVAQLNRIAPSIGRAPVNLAAFAPSMPGPTADQVAAAEEMSDEDRQAFIRSMVERLASRMQENPGDLDGWMRLGNAYSVLGETDGARNAYGRARDLADDLPQGDPRKVAIDRALLELGG; from the coding sequence ATGATCTGGATTATCTTTTCATTCATGGCCGTGGCGGTGTTTCTGACGCTCGCCCTCTCCGGCCTGGGGCGCAAGACCTCGGACTTGTCGAGACGCGAAAGCGCCTCTGCCATCTTTTCCGACCAGATCGGCGAAGTGGAGAAGGACCTGGAACGAGGAATTATCTCAGCCGAAGAGGCCAAGGCCGCCAGAGCCGAGATAGAACGTCGCCTGAAGGCGATTGACCGGCAATCGGACGACAAAGCGATAATGGGCCATTCCGGGCGTGCGCTGATTTTACTTGCCGCGCTGGTAGTTCCAGCGCTCGGAGCCGGTCTTTATTGGCAACTGGGTAGTCCCTACATCCCCAGCCAGCCATTTGCCCAACGCGAGGGGGAGCAGGCCGAAGCCCGTGAAATCGCCGACCTTGCCGTGCGCCTGAAGTCGCGGCTTGAGGCGGATGAAACCGGCGGGCCAACCGAGGGATGGGTGTTGTTGGCTCAGACCTATATGCGTATGGGACGCTTTGGAGATGCCGCAGACGCGTTCGAGGGGTTGCTGGACCGACCCAATGCGAATTCAGCGCTGGTGTCGCAATATGGCGAGGCGTTGGTCTATGCCGATGACGGTGTCGTTACGCCCAAGGCCGATCGGGCGTTTGAACGAGCCTTGGAACTGGACCCATCGAACCCAGCAGCGACATTCTACAAAGCCATTGGTCTGGAGCAGGCTGGATCGCCTGATAAGGCCTATGACCTACTGAAGACGCGGATGGACGCCGAAGAGGAGTTCCGGCCATGGATGGAGAGTTTTGTGGCCCAGCTTAACCGCATCGCCCCGTCGATCGGACGGGCTCCGGTGAATCTGGCGGCTTTTGCCCCTTCCATGCCCGGCCCAACTGCCGATCAGGTGGCGGCGGCCGAGGAGATGTCAGACGAAGACCGGCAGGCCTTCATCCGCTCGATGGTCGAACGGCTTGCGAGCCGGATGCAGGAAAACCCAGGCGATCTGGACGGCTGGATGCGGCTGGGCAACGCCTATTCGGTGCTGGGCGAGACCGACGGCGCCCGGAACGCCTATGGCAGGGCAAGGGATCTGGCGGATGACCTGCCGCAGGGGGATCCGCGCAAGGTGGCAATCGACCGGGCATTGCTGGAACTGGGGGGTTGA
- a CDS encoding DsbE family thiol:disulfide interchange protein, with translation MKRLFALFPITIAGILGAFLLWGLNPDRDPNEIPSVLISQPVPEFDLPPVEGLDTHGLSSTDLVENDGSAPIVVNVFASWCVPCRAEHAVLTRMVRDEGIRLMGINYKDKPQDARKWLDDLGNPYERIGSDLDGRAGIEWGISGVPETFVIDGAGKVVFRFVGPVLGDEAISKMRTALDQARAAGGEAS, from the coding sequence ATGAAACGTCTATTTGCACTGTTCCCAATTACGATTGCCGGCATCCTGGGTGCCTTCCTGCTATGGGGACTGAATCCCGATCGCGATCCAAACGAAATCCCGTCTGTTTTGATCTCGCAGCCGGTGCCTGAGTTCGACTTGCCGCCGGTCGAAGGGCTGGATACCCACGGGCTGTCCAGTACCGATCTGGTGGAAAATGACGGGTCAGCTCCGATCGTGGTCAACGTGTTTGCGTCCTGGTGCGTGCCCTGCCGGGCCGAACATGCGGTGCTGACGCGTATGGTACGCGATGAGGGCATTCGCCTGATGGGCATTAACTACAAAGACAAGCCGCAGGACGCGCGGAAATGGCTCGACGATCTGGGCAACCCTTATGAGCGCATCGGTTCCGACCTGGACGGCCGAGCCGGGATCGAATGGGGGATTTCCGGCGTGCCGGAGACCTTTGTGATTGATGGCGCGGGCAAGGTCGTATTCCGTTTTGTCGGCCCGGTGCTGGGCGACGAGGCAATTTCAAAGATGCGCACCGCGCTGGATCAGGCGCGGGCGGCCGGAGGAGAGGCGTCATGA
- a CDS encoding ATPase, producing MKVETFSDLIVWTREMHHWLAECLAHCSTQSEQELARMLLTYLADHEAALEKIVDGFVKRADPKALNTWVYDYLGNEPIDPHRACDRPFAQMSVDEICEAVFDLHNQVIDLYRYLHGRAEIPEARELFQAILDMEEHETMRLAQQSNRVRDM from the coding sequence ATGAAAGTTGAAACGTTTTCTGATCTAATTGTCTGGACGCGGGAAATGCATCATTGGCTCGCCGAATGTTTGGCCCACTGTTCGACACAGTCAGAGCAGGAGCTGGCCAGGATGTTGCTTACCTACCTCGCCGATCATGAGGCTGCTCTGGAGAAAATCGTCGATGGTTTCGTGAAACGAGCCGATCCCAAAGCGCTCAACACCTGGGTATATGACTATTTGGGCAATGAGCCGATCGACCCACATCGCGCCTGCGACAGGCCGTTCGCACAGATGAGCGTCGATGAGATCTGCGAAGCGGTCTTCGATCTTCACAATCAGGTGATCGACTTATATCGGTATTTGCACGGGCGTGCCGAGATACCCGAGGCACGCGAACTCTTTCAGGCGATACTGGATATGGAAGAGCACGAGACCATGCGTTTAGCGCAGCAGAGCAACCGCGTCCGGGATATGTGA
- a CDS encoding cytochrome c-type biogenesis protein: protein MIRRIVITAVTLAMLVSQPAFAVEPDEILADPVLEERARAISKQVRCVVCQNQDIDSSNAGVARDLRLLVRERLVAGDTDQQVMDFLVARYGDYVLFNPPWKPSTYILWVAPIVILGLGGIATAAVLTQNARRYRKSRKQETERGASEERNPENHSLTEPHA, encoded by the coding sequence ATGATACGTCGCATTGTAATTACCGCGGTCACTCTGGCGATGCTGGTGTCGCAGCCGGCATTCGCGGTTGAGCCCGACGAGATACTTGCAGATCCGGTATTGGAAGAGCGGGCCCGGGCGATTTCGAAACAGGTGCGATGCGTGGTGTGCCAGAACCAAGACATCGACAGTTCTAACGCTGGCGTGGCGCGCGACCTTCGTCTGCTTGTGCGCGAACGGCTGGTGGCAGGCGACACGGACCAGCAGGTTATGGACTTTCTGGTTGCGCGTTATGGCGACTATGTTCTGTTCAACCCGCCATGGAAGCCATCAACTTACATTCTGTGGGTTGCGCCTATCGTCATCCTGGGGCTGGGTGGTATCGCGACTGCAGCGGTATTGACCCAAAATGCGCGCCGATATCGGAAGTCGCGAAAACAAGAGACGGAACGCGGCGCGAGCGAAGAACGGAATCCCGAAAACCATTCACTCACGGAGCCGCACGCATGA